The following DNA comes from Spirulina major PCC 6313.
GCATCGCGCTGTTAGCCTTTGATCGCAACAGTAAAGAAGCTGAGTTTTTAACCAATGTCACCGTGGCCGTTGAGCGCGTCCCGACGGAAGTCTCGATGGAACAGTATGTCCAAGCCGCCGGTCAGCAATTGTCCCAAGCCTATAAAATCGAAGCGCAAGCCTTGCTAACCGTTGGAACCTATCCAGCCGGACAGATTGTTGGCACCATCGTTGCGGATAATGATGTTCCCGTGAAGCAATTGTTTTATTTAGTGCAGGCGGAAAACCAATTTTGGATTATTACCTATGCCACCACTGCGGCGGAATTTGAACAACGGTTGCCCACCTTTCAGCGAAGTATCCAAAGCCTTAAACTGTCGTCCTGAGCCTTCTGCCTTTTTTCTTCTGTTCTGATGCAACTGAAACACGTCATCATCATCTATAAAGCGGGTCATCCCCTCAGTAAAAAATGGGCGGAAACCTGTGCGCGACAACTCGAAGCTTTGGGAGCACAGGTGCTCGTTGGGCCAAGCGGCCCGAAAGACAATCCCTATCCGGTGTTTTTGTCGTCGATTAATCAGCGGATTGATCTAGGGGTGGTGTTAGGGGGAGATGGGACGACGTTGGCGGCGGCGCGACATTTGGCCCCGGTGGGAACGCCGATTTTGGCGGTCAATGTGGGGGGGCATTTGGGGTTTTTAACGGAGCCGTTTGAGTTGTTTCGCGAGACGGAACAGGTGTGGGCGCGGTTGATTGAAGATCGCTACGCGGTGCAGCGGCGGATGATGTTGCAGGCCTATTTGCTGGAAGGCGATCGCATCATGCCCACGGTGATCAGTGAGCAATTTCTCTGCCTCAATGAAATCTGCATTAAACCGGCCAGTGTGGATCGGATGCCCACCTCGATTTTGGAAATGGAGGTGGATGGGGAAATTGTTGATCAATACCATGGCGATGGGTTGATCGTGGCGACCCCCACCGGCTCGACCTGTTACAACGCTTCGGCCAATGGCCCGATTGTGCATTCGGGGATGGATGCGATCGCCATTACGCCCATTTGCCCCCTCAGCCTTTCGACGCGACCGATCGTGATGCCCCCCGGCTCGGTGATTAGCGTTTGGCCCTTGGGCGATGTGGATCTCTATACCAAACTCTGGACGGATGGGGTGATCGCCTCGCAGATTTGGCCAGGGCAACGGGTGAATATCAGCATGGCGGACTGCCAAGCCAAATTTATCATCCTGCAAAGTGATCAATCCTTTTACCAAACCCTCCGGGAAAAACTCCACTGGGGCGGCACTCGGATTCACTACGACCCAGGGGCAATGAATTAATCCCTACGGTTAAGGCTACTGCTGATACACAACGTTCTAAGGTTGACCTCGCCTGCGTTTAATTCCCCTCTGTCGTCAAGGCAGTGCGCTAGAAGCTCACACTACAGAGGATTCCAGGCAGGATAGTGTGAGCCAGAGGCTCACACATGCCCCCTCCAGATTCGTAACTTGGGTTATGGATCAGCAGTAGCGGTTAAGGGGAGGCGGCTGGAGGCTTGGGCTGTTGAGAGAGCAGATCCGTAGCAGCAGCGGCGGGGAGGGGTTTTGACCAGAGGTAGCCTTGGCCGAAGTCGCAGTGGAGCGATCGCAACCGTTCCGCATCCTCTGGGGTTTCAATCCCCTCGGCAATGATATCCATGCCCAAGGTATGCCCCAGGTCAATAATCATCCGCACGATCGCATCATCTTCGGCACTGTCGGCCATGTGACGCACAAAGGATTGATCCACCTTGAGGGTATCGAGGGGAAACCGCCGCAATTGGCTCAGGGACGAGTAGCCCGTGCCGAAATCATCCAAACTGAGCCGACAGCCCAAGGCCTTGAACCGCAACATTAAATCAATTGCCACGTCCACATTGCCCATCACCATACTTTCGGTAATTTCCAGCTTGAGGCAATGGCCCGGCAGTTCAGCCGCTATGATCCATTGGGCGAGACGTTCCACCACATCCCCCTGATCAAATTGGCGACTGGAGAGGTTAATGCTCATGATTAACCCGGCGTGGGGAAAGGTGCGCGTCCATTCTTGAATCTGGGCGATCGCGGTCTGACCGATCCAATCCCCCAGGGGCACGATCAACCCCGTTTCCTCCGCCAGGGGAATAAATGCCCCCGGTGCAATAAAACCCCGCTGGGGATGAATCCAGCGCACCAAGGCTTCAAACCCGGCAATCCGGTCGGTGGCGAGATCCACAATCGGCTGATAGTAGAGGGTGAATTCTTCAGCGGCGATCGCCCGCCGCAAATCCGCTTCGAGGTTAAACCGCTGCACCGTTTCCGCCTGCATCCCGGCACTAAATACGGCATAGCTGTTGCTGCCTTTCGCTTGGGCGCGATACATGGCGGTGTGGGCATCGCGGAGGAGATCCGCAGGGCGGTGGGTCTGTTGTGCGTTGGGAACGGTGATGCCGATGCTGGCGGCTAGGGAGGGGGGAAGGTGGGTTTGGAGGGTTTCAGCGGTGGCGGTGAGGGCGGCGGGATCGGCCAGGGGCAGGGCGATCGCAAACTCTCCTTCGCTGATCCGGGCGATCTGCGCCGTTCGTGGCAGATGGGTGCGGAGGGTGCATTCAATGCGTTGCAGGAGGCGATCGCTATGGTGGGGATCAAGACTACGACTGATCAACATCCAATGATCCAACGCCATCCATAACACCCCCACCGGAGCCGCACGGCGTAAGCGGGCCTCAAGCTGCCGTAGGAATGCGGCTTCATTGAGCAGTCCGGTCACGGGTTCATGGTTGGTGGTGTAAAACAGGCGGTGAGCCATGGCGACTAGCAGCGCCGTCCAGAACCCGGCGATCGGTTCCGCCACGGGAATCCAGACCCCTTGTCCCCAACAGACCCAACCCACCCCGATGAGCAGCACCGTTCCCAAGGCCCCCACCCCCACCAACACCGCCGGATGGCGCAGATACCAGGCGATCGCCCCCCCAAACACCACCCAAGCCCACAACCCGATCCACTCCCCCAGCGGCGAACTCCCCCGCCACGGACTGACCCGCCCCGCCAAGAGATCCAACAACTGCCGCACCATCTGCCCATGAATCATCACCCCCGACATCTGCACCTTCCCGGAACCTGACCGGTAGGGCGTAAAGCGCGCATCTTTTAAACTCGGAGCCACCGAACCGATCAGGATAATCCGGTCGCGAATCAGGTGGGGATCAACGTCTGTGGTGAGGAGGGTGGTGAGGGTGATCGTCGGGGCAACGGGTTGACGGCCAGCATAGTCGAGGAGGATTTGATAGCCGCGATGGTCAATCTGTTGATAGCCGCCGCTGGTGGCACTGAGGCGCGGCAAGTACACCTCGTTAATTTGCAACGCCTCAGGGGTGACTTGGATCGCAGGAGGAGCTATCGCCCCTAAACCCACCCGCAGCGCAAAGGAATAATAGTCGCGATCGCTCCCCGCCACAAACAACAAATTCCGACGCACCACCCCATCGGGATCTAACACCAGATCATTAAACCCCACCCGCTCCGGGGGAACCACCGCCGGAGCCGGAATCCCGTTGCTATTGTCCGTAATCGCGATCAGGTTCGGAGCCTGTAACTGCGCTGTCAAGGCAGCCGTACCGGGCGGGTGGAACAAGTCACGATACAGATCTAAACCGATCACCGTGGGGTCATGGCGTTGGAGACGGCGCAGGGCTTCGGCTAGCTGTTGATCCTTGAGGGGCCATCCATAGCGTTGCAAATCCGTCTCAGTGATCGTGACGATCAACAGACGCGCATCTAGGGGCGCATCGGGTTCGGCTTGGACGAATCGATCAAAAATCGCCAATTCCAACGGTTCCAGCAGACTCCAACGCTGCACCCCCTGATAGCCCACCGTGATCACCACACTGGCTATCAACACCGAACGACTCGCCACCCCCACCATTCGAGGCCACACCGGCAGCCTCGCCCCGCCCCAATGAATCAGAACATCCGGGCGGCTCAGGTGCTGTCGCAGTTGGTCGATCAACTTCGCCCCAAACTTGAAAAAAGGTGACATGGGATGAACAAAAAAAAGCAGGGACGATGCACTATGTTGTCTTAACGCATCTGAAATTTATAGAACCTACTGGCGTGACCCATATTAATCGGTGGGTTACGGCGGATTGCTGGGTTGCCGTGATAGTAGGATTTTAATCCGCCTAACCCACCCTACAATAACTACAATAAAGTAGCATTTTAGCTGTGCCATGATCGTAGGGTGCTGTGGTAGGAACGGCTAAAGCAACGCACTGAGGGCATCGAGTCCCAGATCTGTGAGGAGTTGGTTCCACTGGGCTTGTACCTGGGGATGGTCGGGATAGGTTTGGTAGAGGGCGGCGAGAATCGCGATCGCATCACTCCAATGTGCCCCCGCTTGCGCGATCGCCGCCTGGTTTAATTGGGTTGGAATATCCTCCTCCTGGATCTCAGCCAAATCTTGCGACCCCGCCACCCGTTTAAGCCAGCCCTCCACCACCAGATCTTGAGAGGGATCAGCTTCATCACACAGCACCGCAAAATACCAATGATAGGGCTGCTCCAAGGCCAAAACCGCCGCCGGAATCTCAATCCCCACCAAGGTTGCTGCCACCGGAACCGCTCGCCGCGTTTCATACAAAATCTGCCCCTCATCATCCAACACCAATAACTCCACTAGATGCTCTGCACCCAAACTCGGCATCACAAAATACAACATCGGCTCTGTGGCCGCCGTCACTCCCAAATTCGTCACCGGATTCAAGGCAATCAAGGGCCGCACCCCCCGCGCACAGCCGCCCCTCGTGCCGCCCCCCACTCGTTGGCCGGGAAATTCACTGCCGCTATTGTCCTCTGCCCATGCTGCCGTGATCGGCTGGGCGATCGGGACGCGGGGCGCAAGGGTCGGCAACACCACCCCCCCGATCACACATCCTCCAACGATGCCCCCTAAGATTGTCCGAATCATCATGTTGTGGTCTCCACTAAAGGCCATTGATGCTATTTCTATTCTGACCGTCTTCCTCATTGATTGCCCAGCATCTCCTTGAGTTGAGGATGATCCTTCGGCTCCCGCAGCCTATCCCTAGGACTCAAATCCTTGCGTCTGAGGCAGCCGGTTGTAGGATCAAAACAGAATCATTAAACAATGGGGCTTATGGAGAGTCAGCAATCCGGTATTTCCTGCCATGACGATGATGTCATCGCCTTTGGTGACAACACCTTTAAGGTGGGAAAGTTTCGTAAAGCGGTGCAAGACTGCTTTGGACATGATATTGGGTATGGCTTAATGGCGTTGCTCAAGAGTGCGGGGGTGGCGATCGAGGCGAGGGCCGTGAGTCCGACGGGAAATAAAGAAGATTTTGCGCAATGGTTCACCCAGGGGATCGCCTGTGAATTGCTGCAAACGGATACGCCAGGCTGGAAAAATGCGCGGGTGAAAATCACGATTGATATTGAGGTGATGCCGGCGATCGCGCCCCCGTCTCGCCCCAATCCCAACCCCCAAGCCTTTGATGAGTTTGAAGACCTCGAATTTGAACGCGATGTCACCCTCCATGCAGATGTGTGGTCGGATGGCTAAGCATTTGAGGGAATCGAGGCAGTGAGGCCAAAGGTGAAGGAAAAAGCCGCATTCAGTCAACCTCACGTTATCGTTTCCCCATCGAAAAACCTTGTCCCCTAAAATGGACCGGACTGGCATTTTTACGCGATCATGATTATTGGTGATCCTCTCTGTGTGTCGCTAACCCATGGGCTATTGCCTCAATCCATATTGTCCCTCTCCTGACGATCCTCGCAACCTTGAGAACGTCACCTGCCGTCATTGTGGTTCAGATCTGATCCTGTGCGATCGCTACCGTGTTCGGGGTTTACTGAGCGATCACAGCGGTTTTGCGAAGATTTTTGAGGTGTGGGACGGTACAACGGTCAAGATCCTTAAAGTCCTCAAAGCGGAACACAACACCAGCGAGAAAATTGTCAGCCTCTTTAAACAAGAAGCCCTCGTCCTCAGCCAACTCCACCACCCCGGCATTCCCCGCATTGATGACCACGGCTATTTTGAATATTCTCCCCGCGACAGTGCCTATCCGCTCCATTGTTTTGTGATGGAAAAAATTGACGGGCCAAATCTCAGCCAGTGGATGCATCAACAGGGTAATTTGCTGATCAGTGAATCCCAGGCTCTTGATTGGCTTGAACAACTCACCACCATCCTGCATTTAGTCCATCAAAAAAATTATTTTCATCGTGATATTAAATTGCAAAATATCATGATGCGCTCAACGGGTCAGTTGGTGTTGATTGACTTCGGGACAGCGCGGGAAATGACCTACACGTACCTCGCGAAAGCGGGTCAATCTGGCAATATTACGCGGGTCAGTTCGGCGGGCTACACCCCCCCGGAACAGCAGCAGGGCCACGCTGTCCCCCAATCGGACTTTTTTGCCTTGGGGCGTACGTTTGTGTATTTACTGACGGGGAAGACCTTAGAGGATCGCGATATTTACGACCCGCTTGCGAATGAATTTCGCTGGCGACACCATGCCCCGGATTTATCCCCGGCGTTCATGGCGTTTATTGATCAATTAATGGCCCATCGGGCGGCGGATCGTCCCCCGGATACTCAAACCATGCTGCGGCAGATTGTGGCGTTGAAGCGATCGCTCTCCCAGCCCGACAACTTCTTAGTTTCTGCCACCCCCCCCGCAGATCTGACCCGACTTCCGGAAACGGCGCTGCAAGTGTCCCCCGAAAGCCCCACCGTGCCCCAGGAGTCCCCGGATCGCCGGTCTTGGCCCTTGGGGTTAGGGATTGCGATCGCGCTCCTGTTGGGAGGCTACGGCAGTTGGCAGGTCTATCAAGTTGTGCAGTTGCCGACGATTACCCAAACCCTCCCCAGGGGTTTTACCGGCCATCAAAGTTTTATCAACAGTGTGACGATTAGCCCCGATAGTCAAACGGTGATCACGGGCAGCGCCGATAAAACGATTAAGGTGTGGGACTTGGCGACGGGGGCGATCCTGCGCACCTTGACCGGCCATGACAGTTTTGTCAATGCGATCGCCCTCAGTCCTGATGGGCAATTTTTGATCAGCGGCAGTGCCGATAAAACGATTAAAGTGTGGCAGATCAACACCGGACAATTGATCCGCACCCTGACGGGCCACACCAATTTCGTCGATACCCTCATCCTCAGTGACGACGGCCAAACCCTCGTCAGTACCGGCGCAGATCGCACGATCCGGATCTGGGATTGGCAACGCGACGCACCCCCCCAAACCTTAACGGGACATCAAGGGTTTATTAATGCCCTCGCCCTCAGTAGCGATGGGCGGACACTGATGAGCGGCAGTGCTGACCATCGCGTCAAGGTCTGGGATTTAATCACGGGCAAGGTGCGCCATACCTTAGAGGGTCACACGGGGTTTATTAATTGCCTGGTGGTGAGTCCCGATGGCCAGTGGGTGGCCAGTGGCAGCGCTGATAAAACCATTCGCATTTGGGATGTGAAAACGGGGCGGGTGCTGAAGGTGCTCAACGGTCATCAGGGCTTTGTGAATGATCTGGCGATCAGCCCCGATGGGCGGTGGTTGGTGAGCGGCAGTGCTGACCACCAGGTGAAGGTTTGGGACATGACCGATGGGACATTACACCACACCCTCACAGGACATCTCAGTTTTGTGAATCGGATCAAAATTAGCCAAGATGGCCGCTGGATTGTTAGTGCCAGCGCCGATCAGACGATTCGCCTCTGGAATTTGAAGACGGGGGATGCGATCGCCACCCTCACCGGCTACCCCCACCATATCAATGATTTTGCCATTAGCCCCGATGATCAATTTGTGGTGACCGGTAGTGGTGCGAGTCAACTGGCGATCTGGCCCGTGGAATTGTGAACAACATCAAAAAACAGGACGAGAGTGAAACCATCTCGCCCTGTTTTGGGGTGCTATGACGGGAACCAGACCGCGATCGCTAAGGCATGGGAATGTCCACCACCGGGCGATCAATGGAAATACTCAGGTCACTACTCGGAGCGGGGAGCGTGGGAATTTCCACCACCGGTTGATTAACGGCAATCATGAGGCTTGAGGAGGATGCATCCAGATTGCCGGGGTCGTTATGGGCTAAGCGGGGTGACAAGGGTGAACCGGAAAAGAAGAGCGACAAAGCACCCACCGCCGCCGCTGCGATCGCACCACCACCCCAAGCCCAGCGCGACCAAACCCGACGATGATCTTCCGCCTCAAACACACCAGCCAAGAGATCCTCGGTGGATTGTTGAGGGGCAGGAATGGGAAGGGTTTGCAATCCGTAGCGCAGTTTTTGGAGACGACGGTGCAGGTGTTGGGCTGTGGGGTCATCGGCAAGCCAGGTTTGAACCTCCTGACGTTCAGCAGGGGAGACCTCACCGTCGAGGTAAGCGCTGAGCAGTTCAAAACGATCGCGTTGGTGAATATCCATGGGGGACTCGAAATCAGAGGAATCAGAGGGTAAAGAATAGCGGTAGTTGGCAGCAGGTCGATCGTTATTGGTTGTCATGACAGTTCACCCCATTAATGGCTTGACAAATCCCTGATAGCTTGGTGTACATTTTATCCCGATTAACAGGCGATCGCGAGAAGAGCACCCAAAATAGTTAATCATCCGTGAGATACGGTGTTAATTCATCTTGTAACTTCAACCGCGCCCGCGCAATACGAGATTTCACAGTACCGAGGGAAACCCCCGTCATTGCTGCGATTTCTTCGTAGGGTAAGCCTTGAATTTCCCGGAGCACGATGGTAGTCCGAAAGGCATCGGGCAGATCTGCGATCGCCAACTGGAGTTTTTCGTAAAACTCCCGCGTTGCCAACTGGTCATCCGGTTGGGGAGCATCACAGGCAATCTCCCAATTCATTTCCCCATCATCAAAACGACGCGGCGCATCGAGAGACAACGGCGGAGCATTGCGTTTCCGTTTGCGTAATTCATCGTAAAACAAATTAGTCGCAATTCGACCCAGCCAGCCTTTAAACTTGCTCGGCTCTTTCAGACGACCAATATTACGATAAACCCGAATCCACACCTCTTGAACCAAATCCGCCCGGTCTTGCCAGTCCGGAGCCAGATGATACAAAATCCGTTCCACATGGGGTTGG
Coding sequences within:
- a CDS encoding NAD(+) kinase, with translation MQLKHVIIIYKAGHPLSKKWAETCARQLEALGAQVLVGPSGPKDNPYPVFLSSINQRIDLGVVLGGDGTTLAAARHLAPVGTPILAVNVGGHLGFLTEPFELFRETEQVWARLIEDRYAVQRRMMLQAYLLEGDRIMPTVISEQFLCLNEICIKPASVDRMPTSILEMEVDGEIVDQYHGDGLIVATPTGSTCYNASANGPIVHSGMDAIAITPICPLSLSTRPIVMPPGSVISVWPLGDVDLYTKLWTDGVIASQIWPGQRVNISMADCQAKFIILQSDQSFYQTLREKLHWGGTRIHYDPGAMN
- a CDS encoding putative bifunctional diguanylate cyclase/phosphodiesterase; this translates as MSPFFKFGAKLIDQLRQHLSRPDVLIHWGGARLPVWPRMVGVASRSVLIASVVITVGYQGVQRWSLLEPLELAIFDRFVQAEPDAPLDARLLIVTITETDLQRYGWPLKDQQLAEALRRLQRHDPTVIGLDLYRDLFHPPGTAALTAQLQAPNLIAITDNSNGIPAPAVVPPERVGFNDLVLDPDGVVRRNLLFVAGSDRDYYSFALRVGLGAIAPPAIQVTPEALQINEVYLPRLSATSGGYQQIDHRGYQILLDYAGRQPVAPTITLTTLLTTDVDPHLIRDRIILIGSVAPSLKDARFTPYRSGSGKVQMSGVMIHGQMVRQLLDLLAGRVSPWRGSSPLGEWIGLWAWVVFGGAIAWYLRHPAVLVGVGALGTVLLIGVGWVCWGQGVWIPVAEPIAGFWTALLVAMAHRLFYTTNHEPVTGLLNEAAFLRQLEARLRRAAPVGVLWMALDHWMLISRSLDPHHSDRLLQRIECTLRTHLPRTAQIARISEGEFAIALPLADPAALTATAETLQTHLPPSLAASIGITVPNAQQTHRPADLLRDAHTAMYRAQAKGSNSYAVFSAGMQAETVQRFNLEADLRRAIAAEEFTLYYQPIVDLATDRIAGFEALVRWIHPQRGFIAPGAFIPLAEETGLIVPLGDWIGQTAIAQIQEWTRTFPHAGLIMSINLSSRQFDQGDVVERLAQWIIAAELPGHCLKLEITESMVMGNVDVAIDLMLRFKALGCRLSLDDFGTGYSSLSQLRRFPLDTLKVDQSFVRHMADSAEDDAIVRMIIDLGHTLGMDIIAEGIETPEDAERLRSLHCDFGQGYLWSKPLPAAAATDLLSQQPKPPAASP
- a CDS encoding DUF928 domain-containing protein, with the protein product MMIRTILGGIVGGCVIGGVVLPTLAPRVPIAQPITAAWAEDNSGSEFPGQRVGGGTRGGCARGVRPLIALNPVTNLGVTAATEPMLYFVMPSLGAEHLVELLVLDDEGQILYETRRAVPVAATLVGIEIPAAVLALEQPYHWYFAVLCDEADPSQDLVVEGWLKRVAGSQDLAEIQEEDIPTQLNQAAIAQAGAHWSDAIAILAALYQTYPDHPQVQAQWNQLLTDLGLDALSALL
- a CDS encoding KGK domain-containing protein; the protein is MESQQSGISCHDDDVIAFGDNTFKVGKFRKAVQDCFGHDIGYGLMALLKSAGVAIEARAVSPTGNKEDFAQWFTQGIACELLQTDTPGWKNARVKITIDIEVMPAIAPPSRPNPNPQAFDEFEDLEFERDVTLHADVWSDG
- a CDS encoding serine/threonine-protein kinase; protein product: MGYCLNPYCPSPDDPRNLENVTCRHCGSDLILCDRYRVRGLLSDHSGFAKIFEVWDGTTVKILKVLKAEHNTSEKIVSLFKQEALVLSQLHHPGIPRIDDHGYFEYSPRDSAYPLHCFVMEKIDGPNLSQWMHQQGNLLISESQALDWLEQLTTILHLVHQKNYFHRDIKLQNIMMRSTGQLVLIDFGTAREMTYTYLAKAGQSGNITRVSSAGYTPPEQQQGHAVPQSDFFALGRTFVYLLTGKTLEDRDIYDPLANEFRWRHHAPDLSPAFMAFIDQLMAHRAADRPPDTQTMLRQIVALKRSLSQPDNFLVSATPPADLTRLPETALQVSPESPTVPQESPDRRSWPLGLGIAIALLLGGYGSWQVYQVVQLPTITQTLPRGFTGHQSFINSVTISPDSQTVITGSADKTIKVWDLATGAILRTLTGHDSFVNAIALSPDGQFLISGSADKTIKVWQINTGQLIRTLTGHTNFVDTLILSDDGQTLVSTGADRTIRIWDWQRDAPPQTLTGHQGFINALALSSDGRTLMSGSADHRVKVWDLITGKVRHTLEGHTGFINCLVVSPDGQWVASGSADKTIRIWDVKTGRVLKVLNGHQGFVNDLAISPDGRWLVSGSADHQVKVWDMTDGTLHHTLTGHLSFVNRIKISQDGRWIVSASADQTIRLWNLKTGDAIATLTGYPHHINDFAISPDDQFVVTGSGASQLAIWPVEL
- a CDS encoding anti-sigma factor family protein: MDIHQRDRFELLSAYLDGEVSPAERQEVQTWLADDPTAQHLHRRLQKLRYGLQTLPIPAPQQSTEDLLAGVFEAEDHRRVWSRWAWGGGAIAAAAVGALSLFFSGSPLSPRLAHNDPGNLDASSSSLMIAVNQPVVEIPTLPAPSSDLSISIDRPVVDIPMP
- a CDS encoding sigma-70 family RNA polymerase sigma factor; amino-acid sequence: MSQSISATWSAPEAYSSSASVSLNKLPNYDLITLCQRGSKPDRAAFSELLRRYQPHVERILYHLAPDWQDRADLVQEVWIRVYRNIGRLKEPSKFKGWLGRIATNLFYDELRKRKRNAPPLSLDAPRRFDDGEMNWEIACDAPQPDDQLATREFYEKLQLAIADLPDAFRTTIVLREIQGLPYEEIAAMTGVSLGTVKSRIARARLKLQDELTPYLTDD